A stretch of Desulfobacter hydrogenophilus DNA encodes these proteins:
- a CDS encoding D-alanyl-D-alanine carboxypeptidase/D-alanyl-D-alanine-endopeptidase: protein MKNKIQLYVFLTILGLFLTIFTSLHVWAQTSGIILSDDQGKTIYAKNQNQPLIPASTLKILTSLAVIRTLGPNFHFQTWAYYDKTTCDLYLKGFGDPLFVSEEITKFAHQISGHIFKQVSEGQISSAVIRNIIVDQTYFTPQITIPGAGSSTNPYDATNGSLCANFNTIFLKWDSRSRQYISAEKQTPFPDILAQQIAPGSKGTDRILLSYDLRQNYPGILMHYFLKTSGVNITGTVQKGIFAGSNKNCIVHTSSFSLADIVQKLLQFSNNFIANQLMLTMGARTSGPPATLEKGTAVLDKFAEETLGLRGVSIIEGSGLSRRNRITPAQMRDILIAFMPWYEFLRRDGNEFYKTGTLSDVRSRAGFIRGKDNRLYPFVIMLNQTSTGYDAIRRMLKEKVDLQ from the coding sequence ATGAAAAATAAAATTCAATTATATGTTTTCCTGACTATTTTGGGTCTTTTTCTGACCATTTTCACATCTTTGCATGTTTGGGCCCAAACATCTGGCATTATTTTGTCCGATGATCAGGGCAAAACAATTTATGCAAAAAATCAGAATCAACCTTTAATTCCTGCATCAACCTTGAAAATACTGACCAGCCTTGCGGTAATCAGAACGTTAGGTCCGAATTTCCATTTCCAGACATGGGCCTATTACGACAAAACAACATGTGACCTCTACCTGAAAGGATTTGGAGATCCTTTATTTGTCTCCGAGGAAATAACCAAATTTGCGCATCAAATATCAGGCCATATTTTTAAACAGGTATCTGAAGGCCAAATCTCATCTGCGGTTATCCGAAATATTATTGTGGACCAGACCTATTTTACGCCCCAGATTACAATTCCCGGCGCCGGATCCTCCACCAATCCCTATGACGCCACAAACGGATCGCTGTGTGCCAATTTTAACACAATTTTTTTAAAATGGGACAGTCGGAGCAGGCAATATATTTCTGCTGAAAAGCAAACCCCCTTTCCAGACATTCTGGCACAGCAGATTGCTCCCGGATCAAAAGGAACAGACAGAATTCTTCTATCCTATGATCTTCGGCAAAATTATCCGGGCATACTGATGCACTATTTTTTAAAGACGTCGGGGGTAAACATAACAGGCACTGTCCAGAAAGGCATTTTTGCAGGATCTAATAAAAACTGCATTGTACACACATCCTCCTTTAGTCTGGCAGACATTGTTCAAAAGTTGCTGCAATTTTCAAACAACTTTATTGCAAATCAGCTCATGCTGACCATGGGAGCCCGCACATCCGGTCCGCCGGCTACCCTTGAAAAAGGAACTGCTGTCCTGGATAAATTTGCAGAAGAAACGCTGGGTTTAAGGGGCGTCTCAATTATTGAGGGCTCCGGCTTGTCCCGGCGCAACCGAATAACGCCTGCTCAAATGAGGGATATACTTATTGCATTTATGCCCTGGTATGAATTTTTAAGAAGAGATGGAAATGAATTTTATAAAACCGGTACGCTGTCGGATGTCAGAAGCCGTGCAGGCTTTATTCGTGGGAAAGATAACCGGCTTTACCCTTTTGTGATCATGCTGAATCAAACCAGCACCGGATATGACGCCATCAGGCGTATGCTTAAAGAAAAGGTTGATCTCCAATAA
- the folE2 gene encoding GTP cyclohydrolase FolE2 yields MMIDIQNQPDFRNIPIDKVGIKGLKHPVIVRDKANGSQSTVAEVNMYVDLPHQCKGTHMSRFVELLHTVNTPVSLDSLTSILEDMKASLGAKSAHIDISFPYFIEKTSPCTQSKGLMDYNCTIIGSSNGRKKADIVLKVAVPVTSVCPCSKEISDYGAHNQRGEVLVAARFHKFIWIEEIVNLVEQAASCDIYSVLKRADEKYVTEKAYNNPKFVEDIVRDVAKVLIEDSNITWFSVSAENFESIHNHSAYAYIEHSRD; encoded by the coding sequence ATGATGATTGATATACAGAATCAGCCGGATTTTCGGAATATCCCCATTGATAAAGTCGGCATTAAGGGGCTTAAGCACCCGGTGATTGTCCGGGATAAAGCAAACGGCTCCCAGTCTACAGTTGCTGAAGTCAATATGTATGTGGATTTACCCCATCAGTGCAAAGGGACTCATATGAGTCGCTTTGTTGAATTGCTTCATACCGTTAATACGCCAGTGTCACTTGATTCTCTGACCAGCATTCTCGAAGATATGAAGGCCTCTCTTGGGGCAAAGTCTGCACATATTGATATATCCTTTCCTTATTTCATCGAAAAAACATCTCCTTGCACCCAATCCAAGGGGCTGATGGACTATAATTGCACGATCATTGGTTCTTCCAATGGTCGGAAAAAAGCAGACATCGTGTTAAAGGTTGCGGTGCCTGTCACCTCAGTATGTCCCTGCTCTAAGGAAATTTCGGACTATGGCGCCCATAATCAGAGGGGAGAGGTGCTTGTTGCGGCCCGGTTTCATAAATTTATCTGGATTGAAGAGATTGTCAATCTGGTTGAACAGGCTGCATCCTGTGATATTTATTCCGTGCTGAAACGTGCAGATGAAAAATATGTCACGGAAAAAGCGTACAATAACCCAAAATTTGTCGAAGATATTGTAAGGGATGTGGCCAAGGTACTTATCGAAGATTCCAACATCACCTGGTTTTCCGTGAGCGCAGAGAATTTTGAATCTATTCACAATCACAGCGCCTATGCCTATATAGAACATTCAAGGGATTAG
- a CDS encoding ATP-binding protein: MIENNDRILVGISGGKDSLVLFHLLVSLKRKAPVAFELIPVYLDPGFDNSFVKKLDSYINERYKEFHPGMVVEKTNYGRVAHSDKNKKNPCFLCSKLRRNRLFELAREHGCKKLALGHNKDDLIETLFINIFYAGKIGTMKPNQSFFDGRFDIIRPLSYVEKHEIDSFANVCDLPEFVNTCPSAGYTKRQDVADMLERMYQQNKHIKGNIFRAMGNIAADYLLEMS, translated from the coding sequence ATGATCGAAAATAACGACCGGATACTGGTGGGGATATCCGGCGGAAAAGACAGTTTGGTCCTTTTTCATCTTCTTGTTTCTTTAAAAAGAAAAGCCCCTGTAGCATTTGAATTGATTCCTGTTTATTTAGATCCGGGGTTTGACAATTCTTTTGTTAAAAAATTGGATTCTTATATAAATGAAAGATATAAGGAGTTTCATCCGGGGATGGTGGTGGAGAAAACCAATTACGGCAGAGTTGCTCATTCTGATAAAAACAAGAAAAATCCCTGTTTTTTATGCAGCAAGCTGCGGCGTAACCGCCTGTTTGAACTTGCCCGGGAGCATGGGTGTAAAAAACTTGCATTAGGGCACAACAAAGATGATTTGATTGAGACATTGTTCATTAATATTTTTTACGCCGGTAAAATAGGAACAATGAAGCCTAATCAGTCATTTTTCGATGGACGCTTTGATATCATCAGGCCTTTGTCCTATGTTGAGAAACATGAGATTGACAGTTTTGCAAACGTTTGTGATCTGCCGGAATTTGTTAATACATGCCCAAGTGCTGGTTACACGAAAAGGCAGGATGTTGCAGATATGCTTGAAAGGATGTACCAGCAAAATAAACATATAAAAGGGAATATATTCAGGGCAATGGGTAACATCGCCGCTGATTATCTTTTAGAGATGTCATGA